One window of the Devosia sp. 2618 genome contains the following:
- the rplL gene encoding 50S ribosomal protein L7/L12, producing MADLAKIVDDLSALTVLEASELSKLLEEKWGVSAAAPVAVAAAAGAPAAAAEEKTEFDVILASFGDNKINVIKEVRAITGLGLGEAKALVEAAPKAIKEGASKAEAEDIQKKLEAAGAKVELK from the coding sequence ATGGCCGATCTCGCCAAAATTGTTGACGACCTGTCTGCCCTGACCGTTCTGGAAGCTTCCGAGCTGTCGAAGCTGCTGGAAGAAAAGTGGGGCGTTTCCGCCGCCGCTCCAGTTGCTGTTGCTGCCGCTGCTGGTGCTCCAGCTGCTGCCGCTGAAGAAAAGACTGAATTTGACGTGATCCTCGCCTCGTTCGGCGACAACAAGATCAACGTCATCAAGGAAGTCCGTGCGATCACCGGTCTGGGCCTGGGCGAAGCCAAGGCACTGGTCGAAGCTGCACCAAAGGCAATCAAAGAAGGCGCGTCGAAGGCTGAAGCCGAAGACATCCAGAAGAAGCTTGAAGCTGCTGGCGCCAAGGTCGAACTCAAGTAA